One window of the Candidatus Chryseobacterium colombiense genome contains the following:
- a CDS encoding glycoside hydrolase family 88 protein — translation MNFINHNIKLLAFAALGSGMLACAQTKTVAAKTSTETSKPGKIVPVNLKWSERMMLSEMHRFPEAWMLDFSKSPKWTYPSAIVLDGAEKLYAKTGKKEYYNYISDFGEKLVKEDGSILTYELDKYNIDLLNSGNVLLYLYEKEKKDKYLKALKTLRTQIEGQPRTSEGSFWHKKIYPNQVWLDGLYMGMPFYTHYTYDFVKGTEAMKAYDDILLQFDSVQKHLLDKNTGLLYHAWDESKKEAWANKETGLSPNFWGRSMGWYGMAMVDVLDFLPKDHPGRARLISYIKSYADAVIKVQDKKSGLWYQVLDKPLENGNYEEATASAMFVYTIIKSVNNGYLPKYYKAYAKKGYDGIIKNLITVDENGVVNLNKCCAVAGLGGKPYRDGSYKYYVNEEIRSNDAKGTGPFILASLEFEK, via the coding sequence ATGAATTTCATTAATCACAACATAAAATTATTAGCATTTGCAGCATTAGGTTCAGGAATGTTAGCCTGCGCACAAACCAAAACTGTGGCTGCAAAAACTTCCACAGAAACTTCAAAGCCAGGAAAAATCGTTCCTGTCAACCTGAAATGGTCAGAAAGAATGATGCTTTCCGAAATGCACCGTTTTCCGGAGGCGTGGATGCTGGATTTCAGCAAAAGCCCGAAATGGACCTATCCGTCAGCAATTGTTCTGGATGGCGCCGAAAAATTATATGCGAAAACCGGTAAAAAAGAATACTACAATTATATCAGTGATTTTGGTGAAAAATTAGTCAAAGAAGACGGCAGTATTTTAACCTATGAACTAGACAAATACAATATTGATCTCCTGAACAGTGGAAATGTTCTTCTTTATCTGTATGAAAAAGAAAAAAAAGACAAATATCTGAAGGCACTGAAAACGCTTCGTACCCAGATTGAAGGACAGCCAAGAACATCGGAAGGTTCTTTCTGGCACAAAAAAATATACCCAAACCAGGTATGGCTTGATGGTCTTTATATGGGAATGCCGTTCTACACGCATTACACTTACGATTTTGTAAAAGGAACAGAGGCAATGAAAGCCTACGACGATATTCTTTTACAGTTTGATTCGGTACAAAAGCATCTTTTGGATAAAAACACAGGATTGCTGTATCATGCATGGGATGAAAGTAAAAAAGAAGCCTGGGCAAACAAAGAAACAGGACTTTCTCCAAATTTCTGGGGAAGATCAATGGGTTGGTACGGAATGGCCATGGTAGATGTGCTGGATTTCTTACCGAAAGACCATCCGGGAAGAGCAAGATTAATTTCTTACATAAAATCTTATGCAGATGCAGTCATTAAAGTTCAGGACAAGAAAAGCGGACTTTGGTATCAGGTTTTGGATAAACCATTGGAAAATGGAAATTATGAAGAAGCAACAGCATCGGCGATGTTTGTTTATACCATCATTAAATCTGTGAACAACGGTTATCTTCCAAAATACTATAAAGCTTACGCTAAAAAAGGCTATGACGGAATTATCAAAAATTTAATTACAGTTGATGAAAATGGTGTTGTCAATCTAAATAAATGCTGCGCAGTTGCAGGTTTAGGCGGAAAACCATACAGAGACGGTTCTTACAAATATTATGTAAATGAAGAAATTCGTTCCAATGATGCTAAAGGAACAGGACCTTTCATTCTGGCAAGTCTGGAATTTGAAAAATAA